The Coleofasciculus chthonoplastes PCC 7420 sequence CATAATCATCCGATAGGGGGAAATTTCTAGCCACAAAAGTCGCTGGGGAGTGCGCTTTACGACATCCGTGGGGCTAGTTTGGGGGGGATGTCGGGATTCCCATTCCGGGAGTGGGGGTTCTCTCAAGAGTAAGTGAAAGCGATCGCGTTCTTTTTGATACAGTGTCGCTGCTGTTTCGATGGTGAACCAAATCGGCAGATCAGTCGATACAACTGAAAGACAAACAGGTAAGCGGTGATGTGTGAGCATGGATCTTACAAATGTAAAAGCAGACGGATAGCATACTTTCCTACAAACCCCGTGACCGCAATCCGGGACTGAAAGGGTAAATCGACCTGATCAGTGGATATGCTCATTTTAGAGTACAAAGTCCAGGACGGGGACATTAGTGCAACAAGGCAGAAATAACTAAACAGCTAACATCTTCAGACGTTCCACCGGAGGAGTCGCTACAAGCTTCCCCTGCTTCCCTATTCCTTACGTATTAACGCCTATCCTTACTCAATTCCTTTTTCCGCTTTTCTGGCTCGTCTGGCTTGTTTACCAAATGCGAGAAATCCAAAAATCAGCCAAGCGACGAGAATCCCGCTAGTGAGAAACAAGATGGAAACCAGACCGAATCTAGCAATCAGACTCGGTGCAGCTGCGGTGAATAATCCACCGCCAACAATGGGTTCAAAAAATAACTGTTTGTAGGCAAAACTTTCAAAGGCACCGGAGCGATTGTCTGGGTCAACCATTCGCAATAATAAAATACCCGTTGCAGTGACTCCCATCGATTGTCCCAAATCACCTAGCCCCCGTTCAAACCAGTAAGAAGGAATTACACGCGGGGCGAGATAAAGAAAGGCAAAAATATTCCAAGTTATCCCAGCGACACTCAGCAGCAGAAAGGAACCAAAGTTTTCTCCGAGTACGGTTAGCGAAATGGTGGCTAAGGCGGTAACGACGACAATATCTAAGGCGACTCCAGCAATATTATTCATTAAAGGGCGAATAATTAGCGGATGGAGTCCTAATCGTTCCATCAGCAACTGGACTATAATTCCACCTACTAGCGCCATAGGAAATAGGGGAACATAACTCATCATTTCAAATCCGCCGACACCCCATGTCACTGACTCGATCCAGATTAATCCTTGCAGAAGTAACCAACCGATCGCGATCGCTAATCCGACAAAGCCAAAGTTTAGCGACAGCGGATCAATTAACATATTTCGCATCAAGCGCGATCGCGCCCTGCGGATTTGCGGGGTTTCACTGTGGGTGTAATCCTCAAACCATTCCGGTTCAGCTACATTTTGCTGAACGCCTTGCACATAGCCTTGGCGTCTCCCCCAATTCGCCAGTACCGTTCCCGTGACAATCCCCGACACAATCCCCACCGTGGCTAATCCTACCGCCAAGTCAGCACCATCGGGAAACCCCAACTCTTGAAATGTTCCCGCCATCCCTGCGGCTGTACCATGTCCCCCTTCAAAGGCAATTTCAATTAAAGCGGCTGCTGTGGGATCGATTCCAAAGACAGGGATCAGGATTAGCAAGGTGAGTAAAATCCCGACTACATATTGTCCCCACGCCAAACTTTGACCAAATACAACTTGAGGTGCAGCCTTATTCCAGATGTCCCTGGGATGGGGAATCGATTCACCCAGAAACAAAGCGGCGAAGACGATATTGATAAACACCCCAGGAGACTGTGACCACACATCCCGAATGGATTCAGGGAAGACGCCATTCGCCAGGGGTGAATTTGGATTTGCGATCGCACCCAAAACTTGGGGTCCCAACACCAGCGCCACCACACCCGCGACAATGGATTCGGGAATGTAGAGTTTCTGTATCCAACGGATTTTTTGGTGAATGAACCGCCCCACCAGAATCAGGAGTACAACCAGGATAAAGGCAAACAGGGCATCTTTGAGACTAGACATAACATTTTACTTAATCTATGGAGGGATGCCAGCCAACTTGAACCCAGCGCTGGCGGGCAAGGAATAATGAATCGATTTAAGCACAAAGCCATGACTGTTGCTTGACTGATCGCGGTAATTCCTACAATTTTTGTTCTCTCTGTACTCCAGTTGACTTCTCCCCTCCTTACAAGAGAGGGGATTCTAATTGGCTCATAAGATTGATGTAGATTTGCCCAACGGGAGTATATAGACATCATGATTGTAAATGCTCAGTTGAGATATATTTTTATAAAAAAAATGAAAGAGAATCCGGAACACAACTATTTCAGTTAGTATGTCAGTGTATTCCCAGCACACAGACATGCCCGAATAAGATGAATTGATTTTATCATGATGTTGGATTTACAGAAAATTTTTCAAGCTACAAACCCCGACAAACCCTTATTCGTAGACAAGTCTCAAGAAGACCAAAACTATTATATCGATTTCTCGTCAGTACGTGGCGGACAGATTATCGAAGAGTTGAAGAATCTGATCGCTATTTTATCGCCGGAGAAACCCACTTGCCAGCTATTTACTGGACATCTTGGTTGTGGCAAGTCTACGGAATTACGGCAACTCAAAGCCGAATTGGAGCAACAAGGATTTCACGTTGTTTACTTTGAGTCCGATCAAAACCTGGAAATGGCAGATGTGGATGTCAGCGATATTTTGCTGGCGATCGCGCATCTACTCAATAACCTTTTAGGTATATCATAATTAACCCAAATCTTTCAATTGACTCAAGTCTGATTGGGGCAGTAGGATAGACGTAGTTGGATGCTCGGAACAGATAGATAAATCTAGAGGTTAGTAACAGTTAGCAAAGATGGAGTAAAAAGCGCTATTGCTTTTTGGTGAAACGGCATCCGTTTACTTT is a genomic window containing:
- a CDS encoding sodium/glutamate symporter, with protein sequence MSSLKDALFAFILVVLLILVGRFIHQKIRWIQKLYIPESIVAGVVALVLGPQVLGAIANPNSPLANGVFPESIRDVWSQSPGVFINIVFAALFLGESIPHPRDIWNKAAPQVVFGQSLAWGQYVVGILLTLLILIPVFGIDPTAAALIEIAFEGGHGTAAGMAGTFQELGFPDGADLAVGLATVGIVSGIVTGTVLANWGRRQGYVQGVQQNVAEPEWFEDYTHSETPQIRRARSRLMRNMLIDPLSLNFGFVGLAIAIGWLLLQGLIWIESVTWGVGGFEMMSYVPLFPMALVGGIIVQLLMERLGLHPLIIRPLMNNIAGVALDIVVVTALATISLTVLGENFGSFLLLSVAGITWNIFAFLYLAPRVIPSYWFERGLGDLGQSMGVTATGILLLRMVDPDNRSGAFESFAYKQLFFEPIVGGGLFTAAAPSLIARFGLVSILFLTSGILVAWLIFGFLAFGKQARRARKAEKGIE